The Bombus pascuorum chromosome 9, iyBomPasc1.1, whole genome shotgun sequence genome has a window encoding:
- the LOC132910692 gene encoding peptide methionine sulfoxide reductase isoform X1, producing the protein MVTPNLTLLLRRSFIAINYRYLSNKMPGQFEEIQAKRATFGMGCFWAGDCLFGVLPGVIRTCVGYAGGQKESPTYRNIGDHTEVVDIEYNPDVISYTQLLALFWQNHEYGLTTKIKRQYMSLVLYHDEEQKLLAEKSREQEQRKRTDLILTEIRKFEKFYPAEDYHQKYRLRNHPWLIETTGLTSDEVLRNSPLAAKLNGYIAGAGTIEQFEKDLPNLGLSEKAAQYLQKYVIENQGNGLYC; encoded by the exons ATGGTGACACCAAATTTAACCCTCTTACTACGCAGGAGTTTCATCGCAATCAACTATCGCTACTTG TCGAACAAGATGCCAGGACAATTCGAAGAAATCCAAGCAAAACGTGCAACATTCGGAATGGGATGCTTTTGGGCTGGCGATTGTCTTTTTGGCGTTTTACCCGGTGTAATTAGGACTTGCGTTGGCTATGCCGGAGGACAAAAGGAATCTCCAActtatagaaatat TGGAGATCATACGGAAGTCGTCGATATCGAATATAATCCagacgtaatatcatatacacAATTACTCGCTTTATTTTGGCAGAATCATGAATATGGTCTCACTACAAAGATTAAGAGACAG TATATGTCACTGGTCTTGTATCATGATGAAGAACAAAAGTTGCTAGCTGAAAAATCACGTGAACAAGAACAGCGGAAGCGTACAGATTTAATTCTCACCGAGataagaaaattcgaaaagtTCTACCCGGCTGAGGA ttATCATCAAAAGTATCGACTTCGAAATCATCCATGGTTAATCGAAACTACAGGTCTCACCAGCGACGAGGTTCTTCGAAATTCACCTTTAGCTGCTAAATTGAATGGTTACATTGCTGGTGCTGGAACGATCgaacaatttgaaaaagaCTTACCTAATCTTGGTTTAAGTGAGAAAGCTGCGCAGTATTTACAGAAATATGTAATCGAAAATCAAGGAAACGGTTTATATTGCTAg
- the LOC132910692 gene encoding peptide methionine sulfoxide reductase isoform X2, producing MPGQFEEIQAKRATFGMGCFWAGDCLFGVLPGVIRTCVGYAGGQKESPTYRNIGDHTEVVDIEYNPDVISYTQLLALFWQNHEYGLTTKIKRQYMSLVLYHDEEQKLLAEKSREQEQRKRTDLILTEIRKFEKFYPAEDYHQKYRLRNHPWLIETTGLTSDEVLRNSPLAAKLNGYIAGAGTIEQFEKDLPNLGLSEKAAQYLQKYVIENQGNGLYC from the exons ATGCCAGGACAATTCGAAGAAATCCAAGCAAAACGTGCAACATTCGGAATGGGATGCTTTTGGGCTGGCGATTGTCTTTTTGGCGTTTTACCCGGTGTAATTAGGACTTGCGTTGGCTATGCCGGAGGACAAAAGGAATCTCCAActtatagaaatat TGGAGATCATACGGAAGTCGTCGATATCGAATATAATCCagacgtaatatcatatacacAATTACTCGCTTTATTTTGGCAGAATCATGAATATGGTCTCACTACAAAGATTAAGAGACAG TATATGTCACTGGTCTTGTATCATGATGAAGAACAAAAGTTGCTAGCTGAAAAATCACGTGAACAAGAACAGCGGAAGCGTACAGATTTAATTCTCACCGAGataagaaaattcgaaaagtTCTACCCGGCTGAGGA ttATCATCAAAAGTATCGACTTCGAAATCATCCATGGTTAATCGAAACTACAGGTCTCACCAGCGACGAGGTTCTTCGAAATTCACCTTTAGCTGCTAAATTGAATGGTTACATTGCTGGTGCTGGAACGATCgaacaatttgaaaaagaCTTACCTAATCTTGGTTTAAGTGAGAAAGCTGCGCAGTATTTACAGAAATATGTAATCGAAAATCAAGGAAACGGTTTATATTGCTAg
- the LOC132910666 gene encoding uncharacterized protein LOC132910666 yields MLKGYMITAFLIAVTYSSFPYTNERKYICDADGCKILTNNLNNNISSIKYCTSKDISTDVNFSIIENKNEASESPAIIQINMRPPKSICKYVLTLLTNASTNEEKCVNYKFHNSYGSETHTRSTIWFVSDKQYQNTIGIFVPYIFTACYSVQFSFDKDVKMLKHNKFIKTKYKRTEIMTPIFECTYDYNIDKQIGHLEVLLYKPMVTAGAIRLGKLWYDSSGNESCPFNKKEFPNAVWSFDVLDSYLGDKNYNFNTTLLTNEIYNTNLTFQTEISQKANYCVSIFLYRDIRCQEYTLWEPPDICSWYQSCQDITISTFGVPTKINSDTISYSYLPITIITLTILIIIGIVMYLIYIIHIYSMQGKGFHRNIFNGNVLKTNETKYKKKEKFEDTNVRNTDIILLYPKGSESFMALMADFRGLLSHVCRCVVHDWYDGMEWNYVAEVGAFDWFAEMLHKECRVVWIDTPIMRALITQRLNNSLSLKNLEQYSFVNIGDFRDAVFPTVFNLSKRNIGQSALHVPKHFIIRLKEFDNFENDNDPFVDLSPHMRYFIPQDLNLLCSDLSALDLNIIVPFTNQEDLIKQHLHYVKLDFYK; encoded by the exons ATGCTTAAAGGTTATATGATAACTGCATTCTTGATTGCAGTTACATATTCATCTTTTCCATACACAAATGAACGTAAA TATATCTGTGATGCTGAtggttgtaaaatattaacaaataatttgaataataatatctcatctataaaatattgtacaagcAAAGATATTTCCACTGatgttaatttttcaataatagaaaataaaaatgaagctTCTGAATCTCCtg CTATTATACAGATTAATATGAGACCACCAAAaagtatatgtaaatatgtattaactTTGTTAACTAATGCATCAACTAATGAAGAAAAGTGtgtgaattataaatttcacaatTCTTATGGAAGTGAAACTCATACTAGGAGTACCATATGGTTTGTTTCAGATAAACAGTATCAG AACACTATTGGAATTTTTGTTCCATATATATTTACCGCATGTTATTCTGTTCAATTTTCCTTTGATAAGGATGTAAAGAtgttaaaacataataaattcataaaaactaaatataaacGAACAGAAATCATGACACCAATATTTGAATGTACATATGACTATAATATTGATAA acAAATAGGACATCTTGAGGTACTCCTTTATAAACCTATGGTTACAGCTGGAGCAATAAGATTGGGAAAACTTTGGTATGATTCATCTGGAAATGAAAGCTGTCcttttaataagaaagaatttcCTAATGCTGTTTGGAGCTTCGATGTtttg gaCAGCTATTTAggagataaaaattataactttaaTACAACTTTG ttaacaaatgaaatatataatacaaatttgaCATTTCAAACTGAAATTTCACAAAAGGCAAATTATtgtgtttcaatatttttatatcgtgaTATAAGATGTCAAGAATACACTTTATGGGAACCACCTGACATATGTTCTTGGTACCAAA GTTGTCAAGATATTACTATTTCAACTTTTGGTGTACcaactaaaattaattctgATACAATTTCTTATTCGTACCTGccaattactattattacattaaCTATACTTATAATTATTGGAATTGTTATGTATCTCATCTatatcatacatatttatagtATGCAAGGAAAAGgctttcatagaaatattttcaatggaaATGTTCTTAAAACTAATGAAActaagtataaaaaaaaagaaaaatttgaagacaCCAATGTTAGAAATACAGATATTATATTGCTGTATCCTAAGGGTTCTGAATCGTTTATGGCATTGATGGCAGATTTTCGCGGACTACTTAGCCATGTTTGCCGGTGTGTT GTACACGATTGGTATGATGGCATGGAATGGAATTATGTGGCTGAGGTTGGTGCTTTTGATTGGTTTGCAGAAATGCTCCATAAAGAATGCCGCGTTGTTTGGATAGATACTCCAATAATGCGTGCATTAATCACACAAAGATTGAACAATAGTTTATCTCTTAAAAATTTAGAACAGTATAGTTTCGTAAATATTGGCGATTTCCGTGACGCAGTGTTTCCTAcagtatttaatttatctaaaCGTAATATCGGACAGTCGGCATTACATGTGcctaaacattttattatacg attaaaagaatttgacaattttgaaaatgataatGACCCTTTTGTTGATTTGTCTCCGCATATGAGATACTTTATACCTCAGGATTTAAACTTGCTGTGTTCTGATTT gTCAGCACTGgacttaaatattattgtgccATTCACAAACCAAGAAGATCTTATAAAACAACATTTACATTAtgtaaaattagatttttataaataa
- the LOC132910667 gene encoding TAF5-like RNA polymerase II p300/CBP-associated factor-associated factor 65 kDa subunit 5L isoform X1, translated as MKRLKSELINATIESYLKRRHYQTSDIFCKGNQIHCRTSDEMTLNATAASATSQDNSIIFSAISIDVTAADQAYQRLKMWVNIVLDDKLKMELKGLLYPVFCHLYLEMLHTGNRQAAIQFLKSHQNEFNSETEKDFLEELSSVFSVQDIELRPLVNSFRTRKYKVDMSDVAHLCLQQFLSKHGHIILMQIINTHVTIIKKVDVPETDTEGCEDVNIRSEVGINGYVEQPSGTGADREMRELQEAIRLIRNNAHQPLRIFAVNNAVENASSGVIPPNMDKLAVGFSTTEIRLWGINETVLIKPKYEEPPFTFASDIPFLHKFYDTSDRMTEGGAVILRGHTDIVHDLRFIPESDILLSVSSDKDMRAWRLNDYTCAAIYSGHNYPIWCMDLSVFNLYVATGSHDRTAKLWSLDRIFPLRIFAGHFLDINCVKFHPNARYLATGSADKTVRLWDKDDGNLLRVYIGAQSTIYSLAFSPDGKYLAAAGDDKSISIWDLATNALLTELKGHEDTIMNLDWSCDGQYIASGSLDGTIRLWPTHDYIKIVNSNSSSLVPETESPQIFSTYCSSILSLRYYNKNNSLVCIGTMDNL; from the exons ATGAAACGTTTGAAGAGTGAATTAATTAATGCTACAATTGAATCATATTTAAAACGACGTCATTATCAG ACTAGCGACATTTTTTGTAAAGGCAATCAAATACATTGCCGAACAAGTGATGAAATGACTCTGAATGCAACTGCTGCTTCTGCCACTTCCCAAGacaattcaattatttttagtgCCATTAGCATTGATGTTACTGCCGCAGATCAAGCGTATCAACG GTTGAAGATGTGGGTAAATATTGTACTcgatgataaattaaaaatggaattaaaaggGCTTCTATACCCTGTATTTTGTCACTTGTATTTAGAGATGCTACATACTGGTAACAGGCAAGCAGCAATTCAATTTCTAAAATCACATCAAAATGAATTCAACAGTGAAACAGAGAAAGATTTTTTAGAAGAACTATCCAGTGTGTTTTCAGTGCAAGATATTGAATTAAGACCTTTAGTTAATTCATTTAGaactagaaaatataaagtgGATATGTCAGATGTTGCTCACTTATGTCTTcaacaatttctttcaaaacatggtcatataatattaatgcag ataataaacactcaTGTAACAATAATTAAGAAAGTGGATGTGCCTGAAACAGACACAGAAGGATGTGAAGATGTAAATATACGTTCTGAGGTGGGGATCAATGGATATGTAGAACAACCATCAGGTACTGGAGCTGACCGTGAAATGAGAGAATTACAAGAGGCTATAAgattaattcgaaataatGCTCATCAACCTCTACGAATATTTGCAGTAAATAATGCTGTtgaaaa tgcAAGTAGTGGTGTCATTCCACCCAATATGGACAAATTAGCAGTAGGATTTAGTACTACAGAGATTAGGCTGTGGGGTATAAATGAAACAGTATTAATTAAGCCAAAGTATGAAGAACCTCCCTTCACATTTGCGTCTGATATTccatttttacataaattttacgatacgTCAGATAGAAT GACTGAAGGAGGGGCAGTGATACTTAGAGGACATACAGATATTGTACATGATTTAAGGTTTATTCCAGAATCGGATATATTACTTTCTGTATCTAGTGATAAAGATATGAGGGCATGGAGACTTAATGATTACACATGTGCCGCAATTTATAG TGGTCATAATTATCCTATATGGTGTATGGATCTTAGTGTATTTAATCTATATGTAGCAACTGGTTCTCATGACAGAACTGCCAAATTATGGTCTTTAGATAGGATATTTCCATTACGTATATTTGCCGGTCACTTTTTagatataaat tGTGTCAAATTTCACCCAAACGCTCGATATTTAGCGACTGGGTCTGCTGATAAGACTGTGAGATTATGGGATAAGGACGACGGAAATTTATTAAGGGTATATATAGGCGCGCAGTCAACGATTTATAGTTTAGCTTTTAGTCCAGATGGGAAATATTTGGCAGCTGCAG GCGATGACAAATCTATTTCTATTTGGGATTTAGCAACTAACGCATTGTTAACTGAACTTAAAGGTCACGAAGACACGATTATGAATTTAGACTGGAGTTGTGATGGTCAATACATTGCTAGTGGAAGTTTGGATGGCACTATTCGTTTATGGCCTACAcatgattatattaaaattgttaatag CAATTCATCAAGTCTAGTACCTGAAACAGAATCACCACAAATATTCTCAACTTATTGCTCGAGCATCCTTTCTTTAcgttattacaataaaaataattcgctCGTGTGCATTGGAACAATGGACAATTTGTAA
- the LOC132910667 gene encoding TAF5-like RNA polymerase II p300/CBP-associated factor-associated factor 65 kDa subunit 5L isoform X2, whose protein sequence is MTLNATAASATSQDNSIIFSAISIDVTAADQAYQRLKMWVNIVLDDKLKMELKGLLYPVFCHLYLEMLHTGNRQAAIQFLKSHQNEFNSETEKDFLEELSSVFSVQDIELRPLVNSFRTRKYKVDMSDVAHLCLQQFLSKHGHIILMQIINTHVTIIKKVDVPETDTEGCEDVNIRSEVGINGYVEQPSGTGADREMRELQEAIRLIRNNAHQPLRIFAVNNAVENASSGVIPPNMDKLAVGFSTTEIRLWGINETVLIKPKYEEPPFTFASDIPFLHKFYDTSDRMTEGGAVILRGHTDIVHDLRFIPESDILLSVSSDKDMRAWRLNDYTCAAIYSGHNYPIWCMDLSVFNLYVATGSHDRTAKLWSLDRIFPLRIFAGHFLDINCVKFHPNARYLATGSADKTVRLWDKDDGNLLRVYIGAQSTIYSLAFSPDGKYLAAAGDDKSISIWDLATNALLTELKGHEDTIMNLDWSCDGQYIASGSLDGTIRLWPTHDYIKIVNSNSSSLVPETESPQIFSTYCSSILSLRYYNKNNSLVCIGTMDNL, encoded by the exons ATGACTCTGAATGCAACTGCTGCTTCTGCCACTTCCCAAGacaattcaattatttttagtgCCATTAGCATTGATGTTACTGCCGCAGATCAAGCGTATCAACG GTTGAAGATGTGGGTAAATATTGTACTcgatgataaattaaaaatggaattaaaaggGCTTCTATACCCTGTATTTTGTCACTTGTATTTAGAGATGCTACATACTGGTAACAGGCAAGCAGCAATTCAATTTCTAAAATCACATCAAAATGAATTCAACAGTGAAACAGAGAAAGATTTTTTAGAAGAACTATCCAGTGTGTTTTCAGTGCAAGATATTGAATTAAGACCTTTAGTTAATTCATTTAGaactagaaaatataaagtgGATATGTCAGATGTTGCTCACTTATGTCTTcaacaatttctttcaaaacatggtcatataatattaatgcag ataataaacactcaTGTAACAATAATTAAGAAAGTGGATGTGCCTGAAACAGACACAGAAGGATGTGAAGATGTAAATATACGTTCTGAGGTGGGGATCAATGGATATGTAGAACAACCATCAGGTACTGGAGCTGACCGTGAAATGAGAGAATTACAAGAGGCTATAAgattaattcgaaataatGCTCATCAACCTCTACGAATATTTGCAGTAAATAATGCTGTtgaaaa tgcAAGTAGTGGTGTCATTCCACCCAATATGGACAAATTAGCAGTAGGATTTAGTACTACAGAGATTAGGCTGTGGGGTATAAATGAAACAGTATTAATTAAGCCAAAGTATGAAGAACCTCCCTTCACATTTGCGTCTGATATTccatttttacataaattttacgatacgTCAGATAGAAT GACTGAAGGAGGGGCAGTGATACTTAGAGGACATACAGATATTGTACATGATTTAAGGTTTATTCCAGAATCGGATATATTACTTTCTGTATCTAGTGATAAAGATATGAGGGCATGGAGACTTAATGATTACACATGTGCCGCAATTTATAG TGGTCATAATTATCCTATATGGTGTATGGATCTTAGTGTATTTAATCTATATGTAGCAACTGGTTCTCATGACAGAACTGCCAAATTATGGTCTTTAGATAGGATATTTCCATTACGTATATTTGCCGGTCACTTTTTagatataaat tGTGTCAAATTTCACCCAAACGCTCGATATTTAGCGACTGGGTCTGCTGATAAGACTGTGAGATTATGGGATAAGGACGACGGAAATTTATTAAGGGTATATATAGGCGCGCAGTCAACGATTTATAGTTTAGCTTTTAGTCCAGATGGGAAATATTTGGCAGCTGCAG GCGATGACAAATCTATTTCTATTTGGGATTTAGCAACTAACGCATTGTTAACTGAACTTAAAGGTCACGAAGACACGATTATGAATTTAGACTGGAGTTGTGATGGTCAATACATTGCTAGTGGAAGTTTGGATGGCACTATTCGTTTATGGCCTACAcatgattatattaaaattgttaatag CAATTCATCAAGTCTAGTACCTGAAACAGAATCACCACAAATATTCTCAACTTATTGCTCGAGCATCCTTTCTTTAcgttattacaataaaaataattcgctCGTGTGCATTGGAACAATGGACAATTTGTAA